One genomic window of Biomphalaria glabrata chromosome 9, xgBioGlab47.1, whole genome shotgun sequence includes the following:
- the LOC106056342 gene encoding vesicle-associated membrane protein 4-like translates to MPPKFARIPDGSDRAGSQEAERRGLLDGNSDDEDFFLKGPRVNTDKLKSDPKINRLHGQVEEVVDIMKSNVNKVIERGDRLEDLQDKSESLSSHSDMFRTRSKNLHKAMWWKNCRMKLIIAGVVVVIITIIVIIIVVQYSGSS, encoded by the exons ATGCCTCCAAAGTTTGCAAGAATACCAGATGGCTCAGACAGGGCTGGATCACAAGAAGCTGAGAGA CGAGGACTCTTGGATGGAAATTCTGATGATGAGGACTTCTTCTTGAA AGGGCCTCGAGTTAACACAGacaaacttaaatctgaccCTAAAATCAACAG ACTTCATGGGCAAGTGGAGGAAGTTGTGGACATCATGAAGTCCAATGTGAACAAAGTCATTGAGAGAGGAGACCGGCTGGAAGATTTACAAGACAAATCTG AGAGTTTATCAAGTCATTCAGACATGTTCAGGACCAGATCTAAAAATCTTCATAAAGCCATGTGGTGGAAGAACTGCAGA atgAAGCTGATCATTgctggtgttgttgttgttattattacaattattgtCA TCATCATAGTGGTCCAGTATTCAGGCTCCAGTTAA